In Dioscorea cayenensis subsp. rotundata cultivar TDr96_F1 unplaced genomic scaffold, TDr96_F1_v2_PseudoChromosome.rev07_lg8_w22 25.fasta BLBR01000918.1, whole genome shotgun sequence, the genomic stretch atatatgtatatgtgcatATAATTTGATTTCTGTATTTTCAATAACACAAGGAATGGTTATGTATTATAATAGACTAAAGTAGTCGAATGAGTAAGGTTGGTGGATCAAGCAATACtctatttaaattagttttttttttttaacaagttaTTCAATGCACTTGTTTGCCAGCTTATTTAAGAAAATAGAAGTTTTATAGATCACACTTACCTTCTTATGCTAATATATAATATCAAGAATACCAGTGGATAATATTTCATTAATCTAATGTAATTCGTGtcattaactttttatttttatttatttatgctttaattgacATGCGGGGCTTTTGTAATCGTAGTATTTTCCGCTTTTTACCATCAGAATATTTTTGGTGATaattaagtttttcatattctaATCAAATGTAGTTTGTTTTAGTCCACGACATAGATAATTGTTAACAACTGGCTGCTGCTTTTGCATACCGACGTGActtttttattactaaaatatGTCAGTAAAAGATGCTCGACGAGTGCTGAGGGTGGCAATCGGAtccagataaaaaaaaaaatccgaaTCGCACAGAGGGAACTTTTTGTCCAACCAGCTGAAGAACCCACATCTCAGTCTCCTACCCTCAACGCCGGTGGAGCACATTTGATGTCCGTCTAAAACCCTTCCTCCCCTCAACCTTCACTCCAAGCCATTGATGCCATTGTTCTCCACCCACGACCTCCACCCATGACTTTCAGCAGCGAAGGCCATTATTTTCGCTATCGGCAAAGCAGCACCTTCAAAAGTCATAGCTTATCTTAGTATATTATGTGCAATTCCTTCGAATGTTGACATTATTTTGcccaaatattgattttattttgtacaaGGATATTCAAATGTAGGTTTATGTATTCGTATGTTTGAGTCAATGGGGAAACTGGCTTgatttttccctttcttttggttttgttaGCTTTTCTGCTTTGTAACATTAACTTGTCAGCATTTGGTGAATAGTTCAGGGACTGCAAACAACGGGGCTAATTGTTTACTGACTGCAAACCATTCTATTTTTTCATTAACTATAAAGCACTCTGACTGCAAACCACTCTGTTTTTCATTGATTACAAAGCATTCCGATTTTTCAgtataacattaattaaagtaaaaagtaactataaataattttttattaactgGACATAGTTGGAATTTCACATCTACCATACATATTAAACCTAGTAGTATTGTGCAGAAACAACACCACACCAAAGGCCATTGTAGTTGTGAGCAGATAAGAAAATTGTAGTATTGCATATCATCAGTTTTGACAGCCAATTTACAAAACATTCACTATCCAGGGCTGAGTCAAaaatacaaaaggaaaaaaggtAAGCTGAGAAGTGTTTCCTTACTTCAGCTATTATGCTCTGTTGTTATGCTCTATTGTGTTGGGAGATCTAAGTTTTGATCAATTGTTGTAGATGTCTATTGAGCACTTTCTTCATTTAGTTTTGCTTGTCCACAAAAAAGACCTAACCTGTTATTGCTGGCACGTTTGCAAGTGAACACAAGCACCGGCTAAAATtcagtaaaagagaaaagagagtggAAGAGAGGGGGCAATAGCAGATTGTTGATGGCTATCTGGAAGGGTTTGCAAAACCATGGCTTCACCAATGATGGCTTAGAGTGGAGGATGTCAGCCGGTTGGAGGTGGGCTTCGCCGGAGTTAAGGGGAGTGAGGGCTTTGGACAAACAGCAAGTGTGCTCCACAGGCTTCGAGGGTGGGAGATTGAGGTGTGGGGTCTTGGATCTGGATCCAATTGCCACCTTAGCACCTCGTTAGCATCTTTACACCATATttcgtaataaaaaaaaagccacgTCGGTGCAAAAGAAACGACGAAGTTAACACCATCTACACCGCATGATAGAAAGCAACCAAACTCGACTAAATACGTAAGATTTGAATAGTACCTAAAAATTTTGTACAAGCTTCAAAAGACATGAGAAAGACACAATTACATGGTGATCTACTCCAGAGCATAAAGTAAACCTATATTTGGATAAATGTGTACAAGCCAATGTGTCAAGGTTGTGAGCGGGTTTTCTAAATATATCACACACACTTATCCTATATTTGGACCCCCTTACAAATGCTTAAGCATCGTTGGCCTTTCACTActgaaaaacattatttttggatatttttgtttcatatatttagatattatcaaaccaaataaacaagagcatatatatataactctaagTTTTAATTAGTCTAATTTAATTAGTGCCTCCAACTCTAATCCttatatttgatttgaaaaCTTTAAAGATAAAAGATGTTTTTTATTGgatgtaaataaaacatattatttgggtttgagtaaatccaaaaattaaaactaataggATGAgacacaaatttatatttttatatatatatattcaaatttatatttttaaaattaattaatcaatgttGGGTTATTAGTTAAATGTAATACCCACACTAATATAACCCTTTATTTAATACTTGTTTAGAATAAAACTTTGATTTACAAAGAGTGGTGTAATAAGGAAAATATATAATCATCAAGCATTGGGAGAGATGATGGTTATCATCATTATAAGAGTACATAACTCTAACCATCCTTGCAAGATTGAGGGTTGCATTATAATTGGACAACAACAATGTAATGCTAGACTTTTACTTACACACATAACTTGAAAGATGACCCACATTCTCCATAcataaaactaattataatcgACTCCTAtaatacattaattaaagaTGTTAACTAACTCTTTAAGaatgcataaaataaaacattcattgACTTCCACACATTCACTAAAAATACATTAACTACTAATAAAGCACTAAAACATTTATTGTAGTTGAGACCAACTTCTCCATTTAGCTCCATGCCATTTAACCTTCTTCAATAGTCTTCTCTAGGAtttgaatatatgaatatagatatacttccaaaataaaagagatgGAAAATCAAAGTATCAAAATCAACTTAGAGGTTTaaaaactcatcatcatcatcatcaactatTTTAAGCTTTCTAAGAATTCAGAGCAGCCACAAAGCAGTTGATCTGAATGGCGAGGTGGAGGATGCTTTCATTTGCTTATGTTATTCTTCATGTAGACTCTTAACAAGCCATGATGAGCTCTTCCTAAATGTTAATCCTGCTTTCATTGCTGCATCAAGTGGATGGCCAACCTTCCATCCTGtctttcaaacaaaacaatgattaatgcTAACCTTTGAGATCAAAAAGtttgaagaaaaattgaaattgtCTCAATATAATGGCCATAAAATATAGGAATATAAAGGAGGAAAGGAGAGAGGTAAAAGAAAATGAACATACTTCAACTTCCTCATCCTCGCGACCACCATTCCGGGTCACTATTTTGATGATCTCTTACTCTACTAACCAATGCCACGTTGATTGGATTGGGCACAATAATCAATTTCAGAGatttgagaaagagagagaggaaggagaaataaataagaaaagaatagaaaacttTCTTTAGCCACGTGGTATTGGGAAAGCTGAGATGACGTGGCGAGCTCGTCATGACATGGCGACCGTGTTGGGATTGTCATTACGTGCAGCAGCCTGTGGCTATGAATTGAAATAAATTCATaagttaaataacaaaaatagattttttttttagtttagagACCAATACAGGAACTTGTGAATAGTTTAATGGCTAATTATGTAATTTACCctttatattaattagatgtGGATGTCGCTTTCTAAATATCTAAAGCAAGCATTTgcccaagtttttatttttaatttgatttttaataaaataacaaaataaaatgagattTTGGGGAAAATttcctaaatattttttttcaaaattaagatCAACCAATTATTGAACTGTAACACTGACATAAGTAAgagatgattaaaaaaattaaaataagggttGGAATTTTGTAAAAGTTAACTGCttaaaagtttttattcattgaaaattaatttaccTAGATAAAAAAGTTTCCtttttgagttattttatttggaaaaacaGAACTACAGTAACTTATGATAGAATGTTGTGCTATGTATTTTTCCAATTGAtgctttaataataataataattttcaatttagtcTCTCaactaataacaattttttaggcacaaataattaattgatttgttataaatttaaatgtcaACAACATGCCACACATAAGAAATTGTGGCGTAACCTTCACCTATCATATGGTTTTGTGCTATGTCCAGGATAATtcatttagatttattttattttttatttttaatcaagagATTCAGCAAATTCTTGATATTCCAAAAttcaaatacaaattttaacCACATACAGTATCCATGCTATCCACTTggtaatatcaaaatttattgcCGCAAAATAAATAGTTCAAATCATACTTTTTTTTGTCACTTCAAAATGAAGTTGATAGGATGAGAcacaaatctatatatatatatatattcaaattttatattttttaaatcaattaacCAATGTTGAATTATTAGTTAAAAGTAATACCCACAACTCTTAGCTAATTAacctttattttaatatttctttagaGTAAAACTTTAATTTACAAAGGGTGATGTAATAAGGAAAATACAAAATCATCAAGCATTGGGAGATGATGGTTATCATCATAAGAGTACGTAACTCTAACCATCCTTGCAAGATTGAGGGTTGCATTAATTAAGGGTTTAGGAAATGAGCTTTGAGTGAAGCTTTCTTTGTTAAGTGCATCCCATGTTCTGGAGATCATCAACATCACATGTTCCCGAGCTTCTTTTGCAGTGCAATCTTGATGTTCTTTCATGTATAACTCCAGGTATGATCCATCAAACCCTTTTTGATTTTCATCCTGCCATCCATAAATAAACCAattcaattttttcaaaaaatttcacttcaatgcttgatgactcaataaataatattttttttatttcaaataagtcAAATATCGGTAAATGAATGTACATAGAAAACGAAAAATATATCTGAGTCAAAACATtagaatgaaatatttaattaatataagtgTTATTTTAGTTAGTAGCAAATtgaacatattatttaaatatgatttaaacTAAAATTGTGGTTAATAGAATTGAAAATCAAATCTTATATAATCAAATAcatgtttgttttaaattaacCAATGTGAGACTATTTGttactttaataaaattatgtggAATAAAAAATCAGAATAAAATGAGGTACGAATGAATTGAAATCCTACGTTAAAGTATAttgaaataaatggaaaaaaaataaaaattaaataaaacaaaaactgcGAACaggaaaaaataatgaattaattaataataacaccTCGGCACTGCCTAAATCATCCCAAAGGCGCAGAATAGTTCCTGATTTAGAAACAAAGCTTGGATCATTCTCTATATGTTGTATGTTCTCCAATGTTAAGCCTTGTCCCATTAGAAAAAATAAGTGCACTATTACAATGAAAACTCCTGAACTAGTCACTGCATTTCTCAAGTATTCATCCTTGTTTGGTACTTGTTTTGATGCAAACCATTTTGCTTCCTGAAGGAAAGCATTGCACAATTTTCCCCActaaaatcaaatagaaaaaaaaatgttattaataaattaacatcAGTCAACAacttatgaataaaaaattaaataaaatgtaaataagaataatCGATATGCATACTGATTTGCTTAGGGTGTTAATCGGGTTCCATCCATATTCCTTTAGAGTTATTTCTGCAATCTTATTAGTAACATTGTATAGTGCATTAAAGCAAACCTTCATATAATTTGGAAGGTTATCGATGGCGGAAATATCCCacctacaaataaataaataaatttatgtatatatcaaccattaaaagattttttattaaaaataaatatttagaattttcttatatatatatatatatatgcgtgtATATTATTGATTCCATATAATTATTTAGcatcatttaatttaaacatGAATGAGAAATAagtatatgtaaattttaaatatttagcaTTTCATATATAACTATAATGAAAGCAAAAAGTCTATAAATCGATTtatcgttatatatatatgcttactTGTTGATGGCTTGAGTGAAAAGAGAGAGTTCATCTAGGGTTCCATAGACATCAAAAATATCATCTATTATGTAGATGAAGGCAATTGCTTTTGTGAGCTCAATTCTACACTTTGAATGATGTGGCTGAGGAACCATTGTCAAAGGCCCCATATACCATTTCAATGGTTGGTCCCTCACAAAGATCAACTCTTGTGCCAAccctatcttcttccaccaactataataaaaatcaaaataatcaagatGAAATTATTTAGGTCCTATATGTCTAGcattatgtttaattattatcattattaatctaagagcattaaaataattttacactTTACACTACTATTAATGCATGTGATCTATAAAACTCTTCTGCACAATAACTGCAAAaagcaaaatatgaaacaaagcaaatgaattaattaccttaggattgcattaagctctctTTGATGCAAGAGTTGAACAATATTGAACTCATACTTAGCTAATTCAAACAGTACCACATCTTTGCATCCATTTTCATGATCATCTTGGTGCATGCTAATACATCTTCTAGCTTTGTATCTTTGTATGCTCATATGATAAGGGTGCTCTAATGTTTCCTTCACTTGATTTGCAGACTTGTTATCCAACCAGTCAATAGAATCCCAAAGATGCTTGCTTGAAAACTCCTTGCCTTTTCTTAGTATATCTTCTCCAATGTTTAAATGTGAAGCTTCATACAAGCTCATCAAACCTTTTATATCCTTACTTAAAGCTAGTTTAAACTCTCCATTCTTATCAATGAACTTCTTGAGCATCTCTACAAattaatacatatttttaaagttaaataaaatttaatggaGTTGATatagaatagaagaagaagaagaagaagaaggactTACTTGGAGATACACTATGACCATGCTCTCTGAATAATCTAAAGAAAAGAGAGGATTCAAACAAGTTATGACCATGATGTGTTTGATGAGCACAGTTGTCATAAATGGATGACAAAGTTGAGCCAATTTCCTCCTTGAAAAGATGATCAAGTCCCATATGTTGAAGTGTGTCTATTAACACCATGGATTGCAATGGAGTCTTATTGTCTTCTTTGGAGAATAACATGTCTCTCACCATTGATATGTTCTTTGAATGATTGATTTGTAAATCATTCTACACATgaccaaacaaaacattaaaagaaTAGAAGATAAAATATCTATCACTTGAGTACCATACCAGGCATACATGAGAGACATTTTCAACCACTTGTTTATGAAGTGATTTCTGTCTGATATCAAAAACTCACGGACGAAATTATGGAGCCCAGTCATAGTTCGAATCTTTACATTCTCCAAATGCATTTacttatgtaaataaaaaatatatatattttttttgacatCAACTAATGCCACTGTCGTAGTCACCGAgcaatgaaaacatttttctCTCTTGTAGGATCAGGTCAAGGATTTAATTCCCTCTTAATAAATGgataaaacataaacaatgCGTAGTGtcttgtataaatatatatatatatatatatatatatatgtattataaaataaaatttatttgtattgatttggtCTTATAAACATTTTTGGGAGATATGGAAAATGCCATGAAATTcgttactaatttaaaaaataaagtactCATTAGTTAATTCGGAGCCTAATAAACAGTAAATGAAGCCTgcttgtaattttaaaaaagagtaCTTATTAATCAATATGTAGCCCAATGAAGAGTCAATGAAGCCTCTgctaatttaaaaagaaaaagtttattGTTAGCTAttgctttaaaaataaaaatgtttattttgttttatatttttttatgcaatgcAAGTAGtgcatatattataatatttaactaCAAATTTAACCATATAACTTATCAAGAAAGTTAAGAAACATTTACAGAAAAAAACTTATGcaaaaatgcatgcattttgAAGGCAGAGAAAATGACCATGATTAAACTAATATACCTTGAAAAAGCTCTCCTTTGCATTGGAGAGAAGAGGATAGTGACCATGAGAACTGGTCGCTTGTTTGGGTTTTTGTGAACTTGTGCATGATCTAATGGTAGTTGATGGGTTGATGATGATGTCTGGAAGTTGAGGAGAAgcaaaagaagagaatgaaggGAGAAATGAAGCCTTAGGCATCATGGACATCATGTGTGTAACATACATGATTATTTATCAAAACTAGGGAAAGAACAATTAATAAATGTGAGTTCAAATGAATCTATTGGTTTGTATTTATAGGGAGTTTTGAGAGAACTCTATAGACAAGGAACAAAGATAGATACGCGAGAAACGATTGTAGTGTGATATTCTTCAAGATAGGAAAATAATTGAGAGAAAATTCTAATTATGCAGATATGAGTTggaaattaacacaaaaataataataataataataataataataatcgtGGTGCACAAAAGCGAAAGTATTTTCAAAGAGAGACTTTTCAACAAATATCAATGCTGATATAGTTTGAAATAGCTTTTCGAAAGACCTGTAAAAGAAATTTGAAGTATGGtgaaccattggatagcccaatgatATGACACCAAAGTGTAAAAGAGGATGTCATGGGTTTAAATCCCTCCCCCGTTAGTACTGTTCCTCCGTACGGTTCATACATTGTTAACTAtggattcttatattattcttttactGTATATATACTGTACATCCGAGCTCCAGTTCTGTTCGGTACtgtttattcataaaaaaagacgCTTAtcgcctattattcaaaaaaaaaaattgatgtatgTACAAGGCATcttgaataaaattttacattGCACCACTCTGTCAATTCTTTTTGTATAAATGTGATAAATGCAATTATTTAAAGGATAAGCAAGTAAGTGCATTAATTAGGATGATTTACTgactttctaaaaataaatttctcccTCTTGCAACTCTAGAGAGGAGTTAGTGCACAAGTCTTTTACTGAGAACCCAGAGCCTTGATATTTGAGGAATTTAAACTTGAGACCCCTCAAATATTAGGCATGTGAGAAACTGTTAGGTTGTAATCGGTCCTCCACTCCCagtttttttcttgattaaaattgaaattttaattttgtaatttatgcatatttcttaaaaagacaaaaatttaTGCCGGCACAGTAGAgatttaacatataaaaaagacaaaaatctATAAACAGGTACTTTGGCCGTTGTTGACTAACCATATAAAATGAATCATATTAAAAtccatatgtttttcttaaaaagataagaagagaaaaagttTGACCAAAAATCTCAGATTTAAAGATGATCGagttttttaagaaatttgacATGAAGTGACTACATGCCATGATAATTgctctattatttttcatttaatttttaaaaatgaaactcACTCACGGATGAGTT encodes the following:
- the LOC120255274 gene encoding (3S,6E)-nerolidol synthase 2, chloroplastic/mitochondrial-like isoform X1 is translated as MVRDMLFSKEDNKTPLQSMVLIDTLQHMGLDHLFKEEIGSTLSSIYDNCAHQTHHGHNLFESSLFFRLFREHGHSVSPKMLKKFIDKNGEFKLALSKDIKGLMSLYEASHLNIGEDILRKGKEFSSKHLWDSIDWLDNKSANQVKETLEHPYHMSIQRYKARRCISMHQDDHENGCKDVVLFELAKYEFNIVQLLHQRELNAILSWWKKIGLAQELIFVRDQPLKWYMGPLTMVPQPHHSKCRIELTKAIAFIYIIDDIFDVYGTLDELSLFTQAINKWDISAIDNLPNYMKVCFNALYNVTNKIAEITLKEYGWNPINTLSKSWGKLCNAFLQEAKWFASKQVPNKDEYLRNAVTSSGVFIVIVHLFFLMGQGLTLENIQHIENDPSFVSKSGTILRLWDDLGSAEDENQKGFDGSYLELYMKEHQDCTAKEAREHVMLMISRTWDALNKESFTQSSFPKPLINATLNLARMVRVTYSYDDNHHLPMLDDFVFSLLHHPL
- the LOC120255274 gene encoding S-(+)-linalool synthase, chloroplastic-like isoform X3, whose protein sequence is MVRDMLFSKEDNKTPLQSMVLIDTLQHMGLDHLFKEEIGSTLSSIYDNCAHQTHHGHNLFESSLFFRLFREHGHSVSPKMLKKFIDKNGEFKLALSKDIKGLMSLYEASHLNIGEDILRKGKEFSSKHLWDSIDWLDNKSANQVKETLEHPYHMSIQRYKARRCISMHQDDHENGCKDVVLFELAKYEFNIVQLLHQRELNAILSWWKKIGLAQELIFVRDQPLKWYMGPLTMVPQPHHSKCRIELTKAIAFIYIIDDIFDVYGTLDELSLFTQAINKWDISAIDNLPNYMKDENQKGFDGSYLELYMKEHQDCTAKEAREHVMLMISRTWDALNKESFTQSSFPKPLINATLNLARMVRVTYSYDDNHHLPMLDDFVFSLLHHPL
- the LOC120255274 gene encoding (3S,6E)-nerolidol synthase 1-like isoform X2, which produces MVRDMLFSKEDNKTPLQSMVLIDTLQHMGLDHLFKEEIGSTLSSIYDNCAHQTHHGHNLFESSLFFRLFREHGHSVSPKMLKKFIDKNGEFKLALSKDIKGLMSLYEASHLNIGEDILRKGKEFSSKHLWDSIDWLDNKSANQVKETLEHPYHMSIQRYKARRCISMHQDDHENGCKDVVLFELAKYEFNIVQLLHQRELNAILSWWKKIGLAQELIFVRDQPLKWYMGPLTMVPQPHHSKCRIELTKAIAFIYIIDDIFDVYGTLDELSLFTQAINKWDISAIDNLPNYMKWGKLCNAFLQEAKWFASKQVPNKDEYLRNAVTSSGVFIVIVHLFFLMGQGLTLENIQHIENDPSFVSKSGTILRLWDDLGSAEDENQKGFDGSYLELYMKEHQDCTAKEAREHVMLMISRTWDALNKESFTQSSFPKPLINATLNLARMVRVTYSYDDNHHLPMLDDFVFSLLHHPL